From Rhopalosiphum padi isolate XX-2018 chromosome 2, ASM2088224v1, whole genome shotgun sequence:
TTTGCTGAGTCCTTACCGAAACTTACACCAAATAACCAAAACTCTCTTCtatattaggttaggttaggaagatttaaagataataatagttataaaattaaattcatcgtTGACTCAAAAAAACTATTTGAACAAACATGAATTCAACTATTTAttgcttatataaaaatataaattaaatacgtaaatttatatatataaatatataattacttttaatgatattaatattatattatgacttaaaagtagatattttaaatttgtactttGCTcccacattttaaaatattgaactttttattagtaatagtattataaattattgtgattaCGTCTAagctatatttttgttttataatttgataggaaactatatttgtttatgaaaaatgatGTTGTAATCCTTAAATTTTAGCagatattgattaataaaaacgaatgagttaaaaaataaattatgtataaaatgtaaataattatcttcaaaatatacatttttaaaaataatttacataaaaaaaactcgaTTACTAAAATgctatatgttatattgttttcttttaCAATTAGTAACTTTCTTCAGCGGGTATTTCTTTTTGTTTTggctgtggttttttttttcgtccaaAACATCCAGTAGTAAAACATGTATCACCCTTTCCAAATTCTTCACCGTCGGCCATGGTTTGTGGCATTACTGTATTAAGTGTCTCAGGAAGTAAAGTACTAAACATTCCAGATATAAGGGTCACCAGAGCAAACGTTATTGCAGGGGCTCTTGCGTCATATGAgtcctataaattatttttagtataattaatataattataagttaccaaaaattttaaaatttaaacacattaattctaagtattaaaatatttattataactaaccAATAAGGTAACTAAAGGAGTAAAACCTCCAGCTAGACGCGCGAACATGCTTCCAAGTCCAATAGCAGTGTTACGAACCACAGTAGGGAAACGTtctacagtataattatatataatagcaaaAGCTCCAGCTATGCAAAACTTCCCAAGGAACACAATACCGGTAGATATTGATTGTGATAATGGATCTAAaatcgtacatttttttaatactattaatagacaaaaatcaatgaataaaataaatttacccgAGGGGAAAAATGCAGAAACAAGCAAAGCAGTTCCTCCTACAATCATCATTGAGCTGCTAAGAAACCGTCTTCCCATACGATCCATTGATAATGTTACAAATATGTAACTAGGTATTTCCACAGCAGCCATCAAAAAGAGCATAAAATAAGGGTTCCCTGATAGATTTCCGGTTCGAAGTGAAATACCATAGTACCCAAAACTAGCAGCAAACCTAAATTGTTaacataaatttgttaataatttttaaatgcattgaatatgtattaatcttggtaaatatttaactacCAAGTATAACATATATTGCAATAACAAAATCGATTAATCTATCTAATACATGTAGCTCGTAGGTATTATCCACGATCTatctaaaagaaatatattttatcatagaatAGTGACTTTACCAATAAAGACAAATGTTGATTGTATTATTTCTCAGGTTTGGTGTTTTGAATAAATCTATTATCGAATATGATTGATTTTGATTGTTTTCTTTGACAGGTTCATCATTATTTAATGACACCATTTGttctttttctaataatattggcATTGTGTTATTATTGGTCTTCAGtgctttttgtataattttaattgcttCTTCTTTTCTTCCTTGACCCCATAACCATCTTGGAGATTCATCAATCagcctaaattatatttaaaaaaatacatttaataatagtaaatagatattattcaatttataaagtgTACTTATAATcgtggtaaataattatatgtataaaaaaagaaaatcagaAAATAAATCCTAGTTCAAactaccaaaattaaaaatttataatgtgATTGGCAAAATATCTCGCATCTTATTTTCGTTGGTAAACAATAcctaaatattctttttaaatgcAGCAAATCATCTTATTCaacttacatttataattgatcataatatataatttataatttatatttagtttcaaaaatttttaacatttaagaatatttttattacattgcgtcagtgtaaatttaatatataatattaaactgttaaatatactttgaatgaataaataaactaacttttttaataataataattaagattataattatttattttatgttcgtgattattaaaactatacacTTTTTAtcctgaattatttttataatttgtgtcgCCTCTGTTAACTTACTaagcataaaaataatcaatttaaattacttaccaGAAATGaggaattaatattaaactatgtaagccatatataatttgtagtaaAAAGGTATCCCTGACGAAATATCCCCATGCTGCTACGGCCATAATACCAGAAGCAAATGTAGTTTGAAATAGAATTCCACATACTGAACGTTTTGAGGGTCCTACTAACtccatagctatataaaaaaaatataacaaacatgaataaaataaattaaatgtcaagTTTATTgacgaaaatgtatttttggtaACACATTACACATACTTAACACAAATCCAGAAATATAAGACCCTGATGAACCGAAAATTCCATATACATATGTGGTAGCTATAAATAtccaataatgattaataaatgcTACTCCGATACTAAGAAACAATTGTGCTACGGCTGAAATGCAGAAAATCTTTTTACGGCCAAATctgttaatatatatagataattcaaattaataaaattatatgctttgtgtattttaatataatattaggtatgataaataaaatgtaccatGTAACTATGTGTATAAGATTAAAACGATTACAAACTTTACAAGATATGAAACTTTAAATTGTTAGAATAGCAAAAAttgattgtaataaataataactaataagaatacATTATCTATACTCAATTGCACACCGAATAACGTGTACTATGCCCGTTcatcaatacatattatgtatgttatattgttatatatccaGCACAGCCCACGggcatacaattaaatttaaaaaaacacacatttatttcttaaaatttacaatatatatttttcatcacaTTTTTATACCTGGGAAATggctatatttttttcttgttaaacaatattaaaatatgatgaagtttcaatatctataaagtattaaatatacttaatgaatcacatattaatttattattttgatatgtgAGTATATGAAAGGTATTTGGAATTTGAATTTAATCTAATCTATCTTTAATCTATCTTAGACAATTGCACATCGGattgaatattatatcgtttagtaaatgtaaaataataaatataaaatacatcattgaatttttttagaaatatttaggtacatatatcTAACATTATCTAGTAATTAAACAGTATTATGCATAATTGAAatagttgaatttaatttacaaagttATACGcagtagataataattttccatttttttctttattttagttaaataaagttgatattattaaatttaattgactcagactattttaagtaggtatggtaattatatttaacactacctaaaatatgttatattattaattatgttatagatattaattaataattataatatttattatactaatatttttacattctttgatggttgtttttaaagactataaaaatttacaaaaaagaaataaaatactttatattattacctatgtacGATATACTTatctagtttatataatatattataacgcttaattaggtatgtatatagattataagtaGATTAAATTGTAGTAGGTACATACCCATTACCCATAATggctgtataatttttataataataatatgattttattaggcaggtacctaatttttaatgaaatttattattttttaatttttttttttttttgttaaacacCTACGacgaacatttatattttacgtccAATCAAGTATTATAtgatagatatataatttatatctacttctaaataatattttataatcctaACTtccagttattttattatatttttacataattcgtGAGGTAAGGTAGACGtaggtattgtatataaattacgtTTTGGCATATtcgtgtaaaataaattactatgctatgagtattattattaacagtaatataatatattaagatacctatataagtaatttaattatgaaagtattagtatattatgtttaaacattaaaacatatttttaaaaatatttttttgttagttttttgtttattaaaaagaatatttacaatttgtaacAATCATTTGTATAATACGCAAATTTGTAAACTTTTTTTCTACGTGAAATTGGCATAAGGAAGGAGACTGTATAGCGTCCATATAGTAACATAATCCTTAGCAAGATATTAAATTTTGGTTATACTTACCTACgtactattactataaaaatgattttttaaattataacactaGGTTACcaattgtctataaaataatgatatattatatattaatctacCAGTAACAAATAAgttgttattttaatcaataattattgtaacctgaaaatttgcatttaaacaaaactagctataggtacttataattgtatatttatatattataaacatgttgttttaaataatatcttggtttaatttattttcaacctTTCAACAAAACATTACACATTCAGAAATGTatgttcgataaaaaaaatcactagacttaattataataattaattaatcttagTCCACAAATGAGTTTTACCAACCGATAAAAAGGTATAATAGCTTATAATGGTTTATTATGTGGtagcttttaatattattatttttctcctCGACCCAGCAAAAACATAATCAAAAGGTTATCAAATAACTAATATGACCGATTATTTAATGTGTACCAACTAAAACGTATATAAACCCAGTATTTTATTCATTGacgtaattatatattgtttaataaaattgcaTACTTATCAGCAAGACTTCCAAGCACAACTGAGCCGGTAAATACTCCAAACATGTAACTCATCTGTGCTAAAGATCCCATCCATCGATTATCGCAAATCATATTCCACTAGAAATCAACAGATAAACCTATACAGTTACAGTTCTAACgttccaatattttaatttattttacagattataataataaagttatagtaaaaataaataataacccaaCCCATAGTAAGAATTCATTTACGATATTctcaattgaattaaaataacaaatgattttttaaaatacaacggGTTTCTAAAACATACGATATAAAttggttttcatttattattatacctgagTAGCTCTAGTACTTCCGTAGTATGTTTCATTAAATATCcatttttcacaatttatagttttattataaatatttaatgcttgACAcgaatcgttattatattttggtgcCACAATCCAATTTGTGATATTTGATCCTGATTCCGAATCCGGTATTAAACAACTGCAGATAAAAAAcacatttgaattatatttcgatttaatttaacataataggAACGAACAATtgtttatatatcaataatcgttataaataacaacatattatattttaggtaatatttaaaaatgatacttagaaaagaaaataataatttataaattaaaggttAACGATATAGACGATTTGATCagattaatcatttattaagtttatcatATTTcttcttgtaaaaaaaaataaaaatatatatcgataAATTACGTGATAATAGTGAAATCGAAttacttgaaaattaataatttaaattagctttttttatttctgatatTATAGGGTATTATCTaacataaactaattttacaatttataaactcattttgaaaaattataatattttaccagataatacaaatttatactttctagttttaattttatgcaatGCGTAGgaagtttttgaatattatctGACGTAGGTGTAAtagaataagtataattaagtgGGTTGAGAATAATTTGAttgtttattgtataggtatctacagcctgagtttatattttaaaatatttgacaatattattattgttagtttgAGAAAACGAGtggataattttatatatacttgtaGTCAGGTACAGCAGCAACAGTGACTAAAACCATCATGTGTAGACCAGCTGTGAATGCTGACATTAGATTTAGTAAAAACTGCCGCAGTTGGTATGATCCGAAGTCCCCTAAAACATAtgcacataatgtatatatctacataaaaatacgtataaaaatgtttggtatacaacaatataaaattaatgagtaACACATTACAAACatatacctaagtataattTGACACCATAtcttatacatcatattattttacatagtaaAGCAGCATTTcatttatacacatacacatttttatatatatatatatatatatatatatactaccttATTAATGAAAACTACTGAGCTAcataaatacttcaaataatattttagaaaatgtatacaataaatacaaggttttatcattgatttcataacaattaacattaacatAGTTATTTTCATACTTATCAAATCAATTgtttgtcaaataaaaatacgttatgtcacaaaatattaattaactttagTTGTAGGTTAACTATTACGCTGAGTAAAGTcaagtatgaaataaaaattgtcttttaaAAGGGTTTTTAATGACGTTTTTGTAGAGTTCttaatataaacatgtatacATGTTTCTAACGAGAACGAATTTAGTTGTATTACCTattgtgatttaaataaatcatcatagagaaattaaattttcaccatTTGTAAGTAAAAATAGAAACTAAATTACTAATAGATGTTGAATCTTTTATTTACATGACTTAAAAGTGAAATGTTGAATACCAAGTTACAAATAACAACCTTATCCTTATTCGCGTGACTTCATGAATCAATATCTTTAAATTCTACGGATCATTATCTTATTTACCTAAtggaaattatatttgttttatacattatattactattaaaatgttcttGCAGACTACAAGTTGGTGATTGGCGATTGTTGAATTATAGTAAAGACGTaaagtgtaaaaaatatttcgattagattaattttttgtacatgataatttatcatttcataTTGAGAGCATTACACTATGTTAAAATAAACGAAACCCAATACTTAGCTTATGTAATATTCTgttcagtttttttattttatcataataatttatgcatctaaacataatacctacatacattttcctcgtaaaaaataataattaattaaatgaataaaatacttaacacgaaataaatattaccataatGTTATACGGTTTcaattgtattaactattaagtacctatgatacatttatttaagataaaaattattgtcaatgaaatatattcaagaattcaaataaaaatatgaagagCTTGAGAGTTAAGCACACATAAGTAATATGGAGGCCGTTTAATGTCtcatctatactctatatatacTGTTGACTGCCTAGCAAAATAGCCTCTCAATGTTACTCTGTACTGGCCGAGATCAAGAAActgaaaataaacttttattaatttaattttatctcaaCATAGTGTAAAActaggtacttataaaaatttatatcttGGAGTTTTTGATAACATGAAGAGTATTttaagcaaatattatttttatcatctcGTAAATGATTCTTGTAGTTATAAATatcgaaatttatattttatttatatatagtaattaatgttaataagtattatactagATATTTGGTTAGTAAATtatcaactaataatatatttattttaatataaacatagtttGAAACTTTATGAAGTATATCTTATCAGAATTCAACTTTATTGTAATAGaacaatatacatttgaatatttctgtaaatatcaatgaaatcacaattaataattattgatcacTTCTGTAACGCTAATAATCTAGAATTCTAAATacctcaaaaattaaataaagtgtaCTACCTATCTTACAATTAGAATGTAGATAGTAGGTAGAAATGtagaatatgaaaattaattttttataatttatattttgtatttagactaaataatttagttatgatAAATGTCgagtgtatttttgttttataatgatttttgtagtttgggggataaaaaaaaaattatgcgtgaaaaaatgtaaaaactagcaaatcaataaaaattacgaaataataatgataataatatttttaatttttacaatttattgttttcgatattaaatatttaaatttgggcatttaatattaaatacaaaataaatctacaataattaaaaaaaattaaaaatcggtAGTAAACGAATAAATTACTGttgtataaatttgaattacatacagcatattatttaaatgcatttataaatattatgttattattagatttatttaagtataatttgtagtttgaatattataatttaatattacaacaaatCTTTATTATAAAGTTCCCCtatgaaataacataatatgttcaaatttaaaatcttaattcttaattttttcaagttacttaaaatttaaaagtagctCTATAAATAAAGCTAAAAAGTAAACCACATCAAGATGATGATTGATTTGAAACACACCGAAAGTTTAAGCTTTAGTTATAGAGTATTTtagttctaatttaaaatataactattgtatagaaatatagTTCTATTGTTAATCCTGTACTGTACTATGTAACAGTGGCATAGTTTTGAAGTGCAGGGGCAAGTACTAGCCctatcaaaatgtttttattcagaGGGtcgtaaaagtataattttgctCCCAAATATACCAAcagtagaaatatttaaatcttctaAAACAAAGCAAAAATACACTTGATGTACatttagaagttaaaaatattaaattctcaagacataaagtaaacatttattttatgttttacctgttatataatatatgttgacGTATTGTCAACGTTATCGCATTATCAgtgtattacaaaaataacctaataacatgatttcataaattatgattacaGGATTACCAATTTAtcatcacattattttttttcaaacaagttataatacctttttttatgAACTCTTATGACTTGTgtgttttatatcatttaacGATATGGGTGCCtacgatttattttcaaatcataaaatGAGTTTTGAGACTTGTGTAAAAACAATCGATTACCTAGGTTATAGTTTCGATTTTAGTGAACAAATTTTGCCACCTATTTTCTAACCCAATTACGCCACTAATTTTGAACTTGACTTGTCACTGTGATTACTTGAATTCAGTGGTGAatcattgcatacaaaaaatgattctgagtggAGTCGTAACATCAGCTTCTATTTTTAAAggttaagttataatttatttattttactactagacatttatttttttaatagtaagaCGTCGTGGTACTtaggttaaattaaattatgctaGATACATagcacatattatgttattattattaacttttaagcaGATGTGTACCTATTTATGTGTTTCCCGCTTGTAGGCATGTGAAAAATTTCCGCCCTTACAAAATATACCCCAGAATTAACACTTgattaccataaaatataagtaaattaggTTGATATCCGGacctcatttttttttaaatgtgttaagtAGTTAAAAAGAAGTAGGTATAGTGAGGACAGGTATGAGGTATTGAGGTATAGTAATAGGTATGAGAGTATAgaactaatagtataatattatgaaaccaTTGTCTGTTAGTACTTCAAATATTAGTATGAGCCACCAGGTAGGTACCAATATACAAAACTTTCGATATTATCTCATCAATTATTGTCGTTTAAAATTGGTTACTGTGGAGGAGGTGCCTGATCTAACTATTACATTGAGAGAAGCAGCgaggaaatattaaaataggagGACAGGGTTATGATAGATGTATAATTGAACTCGACAAtgttcaaacaaaaaatataaatgtaaggcGTCAAGGAAAAAATGccattctaataataattgcaaaaataaataattatggtgatgatatttatgtattgtttaatgtaattgcaatcaaaaatgtaatggtaatcgtaaaaataaatagttaaggtaataatattcaacTTATAAAGTAATTAGCAAGATTTATAAGATTAGAaaggtttataattttaaaataaaatcttttggTTTATATTGCCGAAGTTTTACTGGAAAATTCTATACAGTCCAGGCAATGTAAAATTTTACCTACATCGCCCGTCATAATCGGGCAGTACCATATAATGCCCAGGCATTGAAAACATTGCCGGTAAGTCTATACTTTGCCCgtacatattaatgtaatacCCGGTGTTTGTCAATTTCATCGATTTTTctagatatatatatacgagtaagtATACGTGTTTTATATGCCGGTAGATTTATCACAAACTAACCCTATCCTATAGGATACCTATCCTTTGTGCCACGAAAATATattcactttattttttaaatgttttattgtaattaaattaaaaaaaaaaataaaataaatacaaaaatacaaattttgaagTGTAAAATttcttaattgttataaattgtaatcagtTATACGTATTGACTTATAACGTATGCGTTAACCTTATGTAACGATCAAAAACGATAGGTAAAATAACTTGTTGAGAATTATATCTTATTAAGACTCAAATACAATCAAACATAACAAAatgaattgtaatttatatgtaaatacctactttatttcTGGTTCAATTGACTTATACCCTCAATAGTCAATACCTAccatcaataataaaaacaaaaattcccTTCAAAAATGTGTTGCTGTGGGCACGTGTTTATGCCGTATGTTTGCATATAAATGCACCACTGTTTTTCATTCAATATACCGGCATGAATATTGTATAGACCGGTATAAATACTAGTTTGcagtatagatataaataattaaaacataattgtgtttagtaaaataaaataatgcatgaaaactaaaaattttaataaaaaatataaataaaaataatattaaaatttataatttaagtgatTGTATAACTTTTCAAATTTCTACGAgacatttttactaattataaaataacaacaaatatttgtagtaaaatttgtatttaacgtgtgattatctaataaataatatacattaaatgaaTAGTTTcgcacaattttatttttgatacttataaattatcgtattaaaattgtatgaacattgtgttacatttttaagcttttacatacagttttttttaccaaaatgaATCGAAAaacaaatcttaaattttaaataaataggtagatctaaaagtctaaatatttttaaaactatatcatGTATAACATTACTTTTTGCAATAGCTGATGGTCATTTTAAGTCTGTACAGGCATTcaactttaatataaaaagaaaaaaatataatcgattttgtcaaaaactcatgttgcgtataatatatatgtattctagatttttcttgatttttttaaaaaaaatttccgattattttgaaaagtactattttttaaatttttactcctCAAAAGTATACCAACCAGATCCAATCTATTTAATTGATCCTAAATATGACGTcataaaataacacattattgtaaatgtaaaatcGCCACACTCAAATTTAacaagaatataaattaaaattagattc
This genomic window contains:
- the LOC132921534 gene encoding organic cation transporter protein, yielding MEKSTNIDFYMDHLGDFGSYQLRQFLLNLMSAFTAGLHMMVLVTVAAVPDYNCLIPDSESGSNITNWIVAPKYNNDSCQALNIYNKTINCEKWIFNETYYGSTRATQWNMICDNRWMGSLAQMSYMFGVFTGSVVLGSLADKFGRKKIFCISAVAQLFLSIGVAFINHYWIFIATTYVYGIFGSSGSYISGFVLTMELVGPSKRSVCGILFQTTFASGIMAVAAWGYFVRDTFLLQIIYGLHSLILIPHFWLIDESPRWLWGQGRKEEAIKIIQKALKTNNNTMPILLEKEQMVSLNNDEPVKENNQNQSYSIIDLFKTPNLRNNTINICLYWFAASFGYYGISLRTGNLSGNPYFMLFLMAAVEIPSYIFVTLSMDRMGRRFLSSSMMIVGGTALLVSAFFPSDPLSQSISTGIVFLGKFCIAGAFAIIYNYTVERFPTVVRNTAIGLGSMFARLAGGFTPLVTLLDSYDARAPAITFALVTLISGMFSTLLPETLNTVMPQTMADGEEFGKGDTCFTTGCFGRKKKPQPKQKEIPAEESY